Proteins encoded in a region of the Streptomyces sp. NBC_00258 genome:
- a CDS encoding thiamine pyrophosphate-dependent enzyme, producing MTTTTVKRGYGYADLPDLMGLMSGDEKHGPAATSTLDALWVLYDRVLRVTAERADDPERDRFLLSKGHGPMAYYAVLAAKGFVPVDWLPGFGSYDSPLGHHPDRVLVPGAEIGSGSLGHGLPIAVGTALGLRAQGLPDPRVWVLVGDAELDEGSNHEALAYAGPAGLDQLHTVVIDNSSASYALPGGIAARFDAAGWSAETVDGRDHNALYAAFTAPHPGRPRVVVAQVEPKTA from the coding sequence ATGACGACGACAACGGTGAAACGCGGCTACGGGTATGCGGACCTGCCGGACCTGATGGGGCTGATGAGCGGGGACGAGAAGCACGGGCCGGCGGCGACGTCCACGCTCGACGCGCTCTGGGTGCTCTACGACCGGGTTCTACGGGTGACGGCGGAACGGGCGGACGATCCGGAACGGGACCGGTTCCTGCTGTCCAAGGGGCACGGGCCGATGGCGTACTACGCGGTGCTCGCAGCGAAGGGATTCGTCCCGGTCGACTGGCTGCCGGGTTTCGGCTCGTACGACTCGCCGCTCGGGCACCATCCGGACCGCGTGCTCGTACCGGGTGCCGAGATCGGCAGCGGTTCCCTCGGGCACGGGCTGCCGATCGCGGTCGGTACGGCGCTGGGCCTGCGCGCCCAAGGACTGCCCGACCCTCGTGTCTGGGTGCTGGTCGGGGACGCCGAACTGGACGAGGGCAGCAACCACGAGGCCCTCGCCTACGCCGGTCCGGCCGGGCTCGACCAACTGCACACCGTCGTGATCGACAACTCCTCCGCCAGTTATGCGCTCCCCGGAGGGATCGCCGCGCGCTTCGACGCCGCCGGCTGGTCCGCCGAGACCGTCGACGGACGGGACCACAACGCCCTGTACGCCGCCTTCACCGCCCCTCACCCGGGACGTCCGCGCGTGGTCGTCGCCCAGGTGGAGCCGAAGACCGCCTGA
- a CDS encoding transketolase family protein, producing the protein MDTMRDRFAPVVSRLLDEDPRVAVVLAEIGLAGFDEARQQHPDRVINVGIREQLLVGAGAGLALTGLRPVVHTFASFLVERPFEQVKLDLGHQDVGAVLVSASASFDWPSGGYTHMAPGDIALLDTLDGWTVHVPGHPDEAETLLRHAVAAGDDKVYVRLSVQSNTEARAVDGARFRTVREGRAGVVVAVGPMLDAVLAATEGLDVTVLYGTTVRPFDSAALRRATEAAGTDVVLVEPYLAGTSTPAANDALADLPHRVLGLGVGRRELRRYGQIEEHVAAHGLDAGSLRERIGGFLGATRVSA; encoded by the coding sequence ATGGACACCATGCGTGACCGCTTCGCCCCGGTCGTCTCACGGCTACTAGACGAGGACCCGCGCGTCGCCGTCGTCCTCGCCGAGATCGGTCTGGCCGGGTTCGATGAGGCGCGGCAGCAGCATCCGGACCGCGTGATCAACGTCGGCATCCGGGAGCAGTTGCTGGTCGGGGCGGGCGCAGGTCTGGCGCTGACCGGGCTGCGGCCCGTGGTGCACACCTTCGCCAGCTTCCTCGTCGAGCGGCCCTTCGAGCAGGTCAAGCTGGACCTCGGGCACCAGGACGTGGGCGCGGTGCTGGTCAGCGCCTCCGCGTCCTTCGACTGGCCCTCGGGCGGCTACACGCACATGGCACCCGGCGACATCGCCCTGCTGGACACGCTCGACGGCTGGACCGTGCATGTCCCGGGCCACCCGGACGAGGCCGAGACGCTGCTGCGGCACGCCGTCGCGGCGGGCGACGACAAGGTGTACGTACGACTCTCCGTGCAGTCGAACACCGAGGCCCGCGCCGTCGACGGAGCCCGGTTCCGCACCGTCCGCGAGGGGCGGGCCGGTGTGGTCGTCGCGGTCGGGCCGATGCTCGACGCCGTACTCGCCGCCACCGAGGGCCTCGACGTCACCGTGCTGTACGGGACGACCGTGCGCCCCTTCGACTCGGCCGCGCTGCGCCGGGCCACGGAGGCAGCCGGGACCGATGTCGTCCTCGTCGAGCCGTACCTGGCCGGCACGTCGACACCGGCCGCGAACGACGCCCTCGCGGACCTGCCGCACCGCGTTCTCGGGCTCGGCGTCGGCCGCCGTGAACTGCGCCGCTACGGGCAGATCGAGGAACACGTGGCCGCGCACGGGCTGGACGCCGGGTCGTTGCGGGAGCGGATCGGTGGGTTCCTGGGGGCGACACGGGTCAGCGCGTAG
- a CDS encoding MFS transporter, with the protein MSDAGGSRKVWSRDFGLFFTARAVAKLGDTMLPVALAAGLLQHGYGVGAVGLAMAASAACFAGLVIFGGVFADRFSTRLLMIGADVVRLGSQSVAATLFFTGHVVLWQICAIGAVNGAAAAIFEPGVASTVPRLATDVQAANGAIRVAESTAQLAGPAIAGLLVAFASPGGVFAAHATTYALSALCLLLLRLPPADPDHRARTNGFGADLVQGWREFRSRTWLWAVIVIWCVLMISVWGPTVPLVATEVVQEHGPRAYGLVNSALGAGTVIGGLIALRLRPRHMLRAGSLALFAFACFPAAVGAGFGVAAMAAGAAIAGAGLSFWGVMWATSVQTQVPPDALNRIHAYDIAGSLAMMPVGQALAGPAAAALGADHVLLVAGAMTLVVATALLSVPAIRGLVRAETPTSRSLPLSHGSAGTAAGPTHTGGRDRQGSGQPGVRRGDGRGDGRGKRQTCTGGKS; encoded by the coding sequence GTGAGTGACGCAGGCGGTTCCCGGAAGGTCTGGTCGCGGGATTTCGGACTGTTCTTCACCGCGCGGGCCGTCGCCAAGCTGGGCGACACGATGTTGCCCGTGGCGCTGGCGGCGGGTCTGCTGCAGCACGGCTACGGGGTGGGGGCCGTCGGCCTGGCCATGGCCGCGTCGGCCGCCTGCTTCGCGGGTCTGGTGATCTTCGGCGGGGTCTTCGCCGACCGGTTCAGCACCCGTCTGCTGATGATCGGTGCCGATGTGGTGCGGCTGGGCAGCCAGTCCGTCGCCGCCACGTTGTTCTTCACCGGCCACGTCGTGCTCTGGCAGATCTGTGCGATCGGCGCGGTCAACGGCGCGGCGGCCGCGATCTTCGAGCCCGGCGTCGCCAGCACGGTGCCCCGGCTCGCCACCGACGTCCAGGCGGCCAACGGCGCCATACGGGTCGCGGAGTCCACGGCCCAGCTGGCGGGCCCCGCGATCGCCGGCCTGCTGGTCGCCTTCGCCTCCCCCGGCGGAGTCTTCGCGGCCCACGCCACGACGTACGCCCTGAGCGCCCTGTGTCTCCTGCTGCTCCGGCTGCCCCCGGCCGACCCCGACCACCGGGCCCGCACGAACGGCTTCGGGGCCGATCTCGTCCAGGGCTGGCGGGAGTTCAGATCCCGTACGTGGCTGTGGGCAGTCATCGTCATCTGGTGCGTCCTGATGATCTCCGTCTGGGGTCCGACGGTCCCGCTGGTCGCGACGGAAGTCGTCCAGGAGCACGGCCCGCGCGCCTACGGCCTGGTCAACTCCGCCCTCGGCGCGGGCACGGTCATAGGCGGCCTGATCGCACTGCGACTGCGTCCTCGGCACATGCTTCGCGCGGGTTCGCTCGCCCTCTTCGCCTTCGCCTGCTTCCCGGCCGCCGTCGGAGCGGGCTTCGGGGTGGCGGCGATGGCGGCCGGTGCGGCAATAGCGGGCGCGGGCCTGTCGTTCTGGGGCGTCATGTGGGCGACCAGCGTGCAGACCCAGGTCCCGCCCGATGCCCTCAACCGCATCCACGCCTACGACATCGCCGGCTCCCTGGCCATGATGCCGGTCGGCCAGGCCCTCGCCGGCCCGGCCGCGGCGGCCCTCGGCGCGGACCACGTCCTCCTCGTGGCCGGCGCCATGACCCTCGTCGTGGCGACGGCACTGCTCTCGGTGCCCGCGATACGAGGGCTGGTGCGAGCTGAGACGCCGACGTCGCGGTCGCTGCCGCTGTCGCACGGGTCGGCGGGAACAGCCGCCGGACCCACGCATACCGGCGGCAGAGACAGACAAGGGAGCGGACAACCAGGAGTCAGACGAGGAGACGGACGAGGAGACGGACGAGGGAAGAGACAGACGTGCACCGGCGGAAAGAGCTGA
- a CDS encoding MmcQ/YjbR family DNA-binding protein — MQDAEDVRRICLSLPDTTEKIAWSMPTFRVAGKMFATLPEEETSIAVRCPKEERDELVLAEPGKFWIADHEAGFAWVRVRLTALEDSDELRDILADSWRQAAPTRLLESYPELGLPADG; from the coding sequence ATGCAGGATGCCGAAGACGTACGCCGAATCTGCCTCTCTCTGCCGGACACGACGGAGAAGATCGCCTGGAGCATGCCCACCTTCCGGGTCGCGGGGAAGATGTTCGCCACGCTGCCCGAGGAAGAGACCTCCATCGCCGTGCGCTGCCCGAAGGAGGAGCGCGACGAACTGGTCCTGGCCGAGCCCGGGAAGTTCTGGATCGCCGACCACGAGGCGGGCTTCGCCTGGGTGCGTGTGCGGCTCACGGCTCTTGAGGACTCGGACGAGTTGCGTGACATCCTCGCGGACTCCTGGCGGCAGGCGGCTCCGACCCGGCTGCTGGAGTCCTACCCGGAATTGGGGCTTCCGGCTGACGGCTGA
- a CDS encoding GNAT family N-acetyltransferase has translation MITVVRLTADQLLRSVDELADLLTDTVDGGASVGFLAPLDRAAAVEWWRGRADMLAEGGLAVWAAYTRGRIVGTVSLVFPDKPNSSHRAEVAKLMVHREGRGKGLGRSLLATAERAAAEAGVTLLNLDTETDSPAESLYRSAGWTRAGVIPDYARTPAGVLRPTTILYKYVVATEGSEPAPSR, from the coding sequence ATGATCACCGTCGTACGGCTCACGGCCGACCAACTGCTCCGATCCGTCGACGAGTTGGCCGACCTGCTGACCGACACCGTCGACGGGGGAGCGTCGGTCGGATTCCTCGCCCCGCTCGACCGTGCGGCCGCCGTCGAGTGGTGGCGGGGGCGGGCGGACATGCTCGCGGAGGGCGGTCTCGCCGTGTGGGCCGCGTACACGCGGGGCCGGATCGTCGGCACCGTCAGCCTGGTCTTCCCGGACAAGCCCAACAGCAGTCATCGCGCCGAGGTGGCGAAGCTGATGGTGCACAGGGAGGGTCGCGGTAAAGGGCTCGGCCGCTCGCTGCTCGCGACGGCCGAACGCGCGGCCGCCGAGGCGGGCGTGACCCTGCTCAACCTCGACACCGAGACGGACAGCCCGGCCGAGTCCCTCTACCGGTCGGCGGGTTGGACCCGGGCGGGCGTCATACCCGACTACGCGCGGACGCCTGCCGGGGTGCTTCGTCCGACGACGATCCTCTACAAGTACGTGGTGGCGACCGAGGGTTCGGAGCCTGCTCCGAGTCGTTGA
- a CDS encoding helix-turn-helix domain-containing protein translates to MRSDGGAAAEAGGPDPVDARLGVRLAELRAERGWSLGELAERSGVSRSTLSRAERAEISPTASLLNRLCGVYGRTMSQLLSEVEAEPALLVRAVDQAVWEDRASGFVRRSVSPPHAGLRGELVEGRLAAGADIAYDRPPVAGLEQHIWVLDGRLEVTAQDTGHRLDAGDCLRLRVWGPTRFRCTGPEDARYVLAVVLP, encoded by the coding sequence ATGAGAAGTGATGGAGGCGCTGCCGCGGAGGCCGGCGGCCCGGACCCCGTCGATGCCCGACTCGGCGTGCGGCTGGCCGAGCTGCGGGCCGAACGAGGCTGGTCCCTGGGCGAGTTGGCCGAGCGCAGCGGGGTGAGCCGGTCGACCCTGTCCCGGGCCGAGCGCGCGGAGATCAGCCCGACGGCCTCGCTCCTGAACCGACTCTGCGGGGTCTACGGCCGCACCATGTCGCAGCTGCTCAGCGAGGTCGAGGCGGAGCCCGCCCTGCTGGTACGGGCCGTCGACCAGGCCGTTTGGGAGGACAGGGCGTCCGGTTTCGTACGCCGCTCCGTGTCCCCGCCGCATGCCGGGCTGCGCGGCGAACTCGTCGAGGGCCGGCTCGCGGCCGGTGCGGACATCGCGTACGACCGGCCGCCCGTAGCCGGCCTCGAACAGCACATCTGGGTGCTCGACGGGCGGCTGGAGGTCACGGCCCAGGACACCGGGCACCGGCTCGACGCGGGCGACTGCCTGCGGTTGCGGGTGTGGGGGCCGACTCGATTCCGGTGCACCGGCCCCGAGGACGCGCGCTATGTGCTGGCGGTGGTGCTGCCATGA